The Strigops habroptila isolate Jane unplaced genomic scaffold, bStrHab1.2.pri NW_022045622.1_ctg1, whole genome shotgun sequence genome includes a region encoding these proteins:
- the MPDU1 gene encoding LOW QUALITY PROTEIN: mannose-P-dolichol utilization defect 1 protein (The sequence of the model RefSeq protein was modified relative to this genomic sequence to represent the inferred CDS: deleted 1 base in 1 codon), translating into MALAGSAGACPGGSAMEPLRGWLVPALLPERCFEELVLGLQLLHVPCLRILLSKVLGYGIVAGSVMVKLPQVLRVLGARSGAGLSVPGVLLELLALAGSVAYGCSRAFPFSAWGEALFLLLQTMTLGFLMQHFGGHTGRGVLLVAGYWVLLGALLSPTPPPGLITFLQAANLPIIILSRLLQAATNYRQGHTGQLSGVTTTLLFGGALARVFTSLQETGDPLLALTFATSAACNGLLLGQLLYYRGGTPKSPPHPKVD; encoded by the exons ATGGCGTTGGCGGGCTCGGCGGGGGCGTGCCCAGGCGGAAGCGCGATGGAGCCGCTGCGGGGCTGGCTCGTCCCGGCGCTGCTGCCCGAGCGCTGCTTCGAGGAGCTCgtcctggggctgcagctgctgcacg ttCCGTGTCTGCGGATCCTGCTCAGCAAAGTGCTGGGTTACGGCATCGTGGCGGGCTCCGTCATGG tgaaGCTGCCGCAGGTGCTGCGGGTGCTGGGTGCCCGCAGTGGGGCCGGGCTCAGCGTCCCgggggtgctgctggagctgctggcgCTGGCGGGGAGCGTCGCCTATGGGTGCTCCAGGGCCTTCCCCTTCAG TGCTTGGGGTGAAGcgctcttcctcctcctgcagaccATGACCCTCGGCTTCCTCATGCAGCACTTTGGGGGGCACACGGGGAGAG gggtgctgctggtggctggtTACTGGGTGTTATTGGgtgccctcctctcc cccacgCCCCCCCCCGGGCTCATCACCTTCCTCCAAGCGGCCAATCTGCCCATCATCATCCTCAGCAGG ctccttcaAGCCGCCACCAACTACCGCCAAGGCCACACGGGGCAGCTTTCGGGGGTCACCACCACCCTCTTATTTGGGGGGGCCCTGGCGCGGGTCTTCACTTCCCTTCAG GAGACGGGGGACCCGCTCCTGGCCTTGACCTTCGCCACGTCGGCCGCCTGCAATGGGCTCCTATTGGGGCAGCTGCTCTATTATAGGGGGGGGACCCCCAAATCTCCCCCTCACCCCAAAGTGGACTGA
- the MAP11 gene encoding microtubule-associated protein 11 isoform X2, with the protein MESQCDYFMYFPAVPFGARELLSAEPGRYRSLPRRNHLYLGETVRFLLVLRCRPGPGRPPWTELASSLTALASVSPGGGGGGGGDGAGGDGEDGDGDGSAPNGTELEATAAFRECRVLLTHGTGAAAQQEGVPVEEPIVCPDEVIFPLTIALDRLPPGTSKAKVVVTVWRRDTEPPELQEGSGYLKLLQSRDPAQVFRQEQAAFKAQVSTLLTVLPPPVVRCRQLTVSGKYLTLLKVLNGSSQEPLSLCSVRVLPNLNASYLPVLPDGSVLLVDDVCHHSGEVPVGSFCRVAGAGSACPCALSALEEQNFLFQLHAPERPPEDTKEGLEVPLVAIIQWSTPKLPFTTSISTHYRLPSIRLERPRFVMMATCESPVVAHQRFMVTYTLLNDLQDFLAVRLVWTPETATTGQRAPGEERGAPEAVVCHSPQTNLGFSRKGSATTTRVAFQALRAGLFELSRHMKLKLQFAASAAPAAAEPRPVSRRSSPSSPALRDLLERHQAGLGRSQSFSHQQPPRSHLIRSGSVMERRAITPPVGSPVGRPLALPPDRAVLALDKIAKRECKVLVVPPVQ; encoded by the exons ATGGAGTCCCAATGCGATTACTTCATGTACTTCCCGGCGGTGCCGTTCGGGGCGCGGGAGCTGCTGTCGGCAGAGCCTGGCCGGTACCGGAGCCTTCCCCGCCGCAACCACCTTTACCTGGGGGAGACCGTCCGGTTCCTGCTGGTGCTGCGGTGCCGGCCGGGCCCGGGCCGCCCCCCTTGGACCGAGTTGGCCTCGTCCTTAACGGCGCTGGCGAGCGTgagccccggcggcggcggcggcggcggcggggatGGAGCGGGAGGGGACGGCGAGGACGGGGACGGCGACGGGAGCGCCCCCAACGGGACGGAGCTGGAAGCGACCGCGGCGTTCCGGGAGTGCCGGGTGCTGCTGACGCACGGGACCGGAGCGGCCGCGCAGCAGGAGGGG GTCCCTGTGGAGGAGCCCATCGTGTGTCCGGATGAGGTCATCTTCCCCCTCACCATCGCCCTGGACCGGCTGCCCCCCGGCACCAGCAAGGCCAAG GTGGTGGTCACAGTGTGGCGCCGGGACACGGAGCCCCCGGAGCTGCAGGAAGGCTCCGGGTAcctgaagctgctgcagagccgGGATCCAGCTCAAGTCTTCCGCCAGGAGCAGGCGGCCTTCAAGGCACAAG TGAGCACGTTGCTGACGGTGCTGCCTCCCCCCGTGGTCCGATGCCGCCAACTCACAGTGTCCGGGAAGTATCTGACCCTGCTTAAAG TGCTCAATGGCAGCTCGCAGGAGCCGCTGTCCCTGTGCTCCGTTCGGGTGCTGCCCAACCTCAACGCCAGTTACCTGCCCGTGCTGCCCGATGGCTCCGTGCTGCTGGTCGACGACGTCTG CCACCACTCGGGTGAGGTCCCGGTGGGCTCCTTCTGCCGCGTGGCCGGGGCCGGCTCCGCGTGTCCCTGCGCCCTCAGTGCCCTGGAGGAGCAGAActtcctcttccagctccaCGCGCCCGAGCGCCCGCCCGAGGACACCAAAGAG GGCTTGGAAGTCCCCCTCGTAGCCATCATCCAATGGTCCACCCCAAAGCTACCCTTCACCACCAGCATCTCCACGCACTACCG ACTTCCCAGTATCCGCTTGGAACGTCCTCGCTTCGTGATGATGGCCACGTGTGAGTCGCCGGTGGTGGCCCACCAGCGCTTCATGGTCACCTACACGCTCCTCAATGACCTGCAGGACTTCCTGGCCGTGCGCTTGGTCTGGACCCCAGAGACGGCCACCACAG GGCAGCGGGCGCCGGGCGAGGAGCGTGGGGCGCCGGAGGCCGTGGTTTGCCACTCGCCCCAAACCAACCTGGGCTTCTCGCGCAAGGGCAGCGCCACCACCACCCGCGTGGCCTTCCAGGCCCTGCGCGCCGGCCTCTTCGAG CTGTCCCGCCACATGAAGCTGAAGCTGCAGTTCGCCGCCAGCGCGGCGCCGGCCGCGGCTGAGCCCCGGCCCGTGTCGCGgcgcagcagccccagcagcccgGCCCTGCGCGACCTGCTGGAGCGGCACCAGGCGGGGCTCGGCCGCTCCCAGTCCTTCTCGCACCAGCAGCCGCCGCGCAGCCACCTCAtcag GTCGGGCAGTGTGATGGAGCGCCGCGCCATCACCCCCCCGGTGGGGTCCCCCGTGGGGCGCCCCCTGGCGCTGCCCCCCGACCGGGCGGTGCTGGCGCTGGACAAGATCGCCAAGAGGGAGTGCAAGGTGCTGGTGGTGCCCCCCGTGCAGTGA
- the MAP11 gene encoding microtubule-associated protein 11 isoform X1 has protein sequence MESQCDYFMYFPAVPFGARELLSAEPGRYRSLPRRNHLYLGETVRFLLVLRCRPGPGRPPWTELASSLTALASVSPGGGGGGGGDGAGGDGEDGDGDGSAPNGTELEATAAFRECRVLLTHGTGAAAQQEGVPVEEPIVCPDEVIFPLTIALDRLPPGTSKAKVVVTVWRRDTEPPELQEGSGYLKLLQSRDPAQVFRQEQAAFKAQVSTLLTVLPPPVVRCRQLTVSGKYLTLLKVLNGSSQEPLSLCSVRVLPNLNASYLPVLPDGSVLLVDDVCHHSGEVPVGSFCRVAGAGSACPCALSALEEQNFLFQLHAPERPPEDTKEGLEVPLVAIIQWSTPKLPFTTSISTHYRLPSIRLERPRFVMMATCESPVVAHQRFMVTYTLLNDLQDFLAVRLVWTPETATTGQRAPGEERGAPEAVVCHSPQTNLGFSRKGSATTTRVAFQALRAGLFELSRHMKLKLQFAASAAPAAAEPRPVSRRSSPSSPALRDLLERHQAGLGRSQSFSHQQPPRSHLIRSGSVMEPHRHPIDTPYHPIDTHCHLVPRSGSVMERHRHPISPHRHPISPHITP, from the exons ATGGAGTCCCAATGCGATTACTTCATGTACTTCCCGGCGGTGCCGTTCGGGGCGCGGGAGCTGCTGTCGGCAGAGCCTGGCCGGTACCGGAGCCTTCCCCGCCGCAACCACCTTTACCTGGGGGAGACCGTCCGGTTCCTGCTGGTGCTGCGGTGCCGGCCGGGCCCGGGCCGCCCCCCTTGGACCGAGTTGGCCTCGTCCTTAACGGCGCTGGCGAGCGTgagccccggcggcggcggcggcggcggcggggatGGAGCGGGAGGGGACGGCGAGGACGGGGACGGCGACGGGAGCGCCCCCAACGGGACGGAGCTGGAAGCGACCGCGGCGTTCCGGGAGTGCCGGGTGCTGCTGACGCACGGGACCGGAGCGGCCGCGCAGCAGGAGGGG GTCCCTGTGGAGGAGCCCATCGTGTGTCCGGATGAGGTCATCTTCCCCCTCACCATCGCCCTGGACCGGCTGCCCCCCGGCACCAGCAAGGCCAAG GTGGTGGTCACAGTGTGGCGCCGGGACACGGAGCCCCCGGAGCTGCAGGAAGGCTCCGGGTAcctgaagctgctgcagagccgGGATCCAGCTCAAGTCTTCCGCCAGGAGCAGGCGGCCTTCAAGGCACAAG TGAGCACGTTGCTGACGGTGCTGCCTCCCCCCGTGGTCCGATGCCGCCAACTCACAGTGTCCGGGAAGTATCTGACCCTGCTTAAAG TGCTCAATGGCAGCTCGCAGGAGCCGCTGTCCCTGTGCTCCGTTCGGGTGCTGCCCAACCTCAACGCCAGTTACCTGCCCGTGCTGCCCGATGGCTCCGTGCTGCTGGTCGACGACGTCTG CCACCACTCGGGTGAGGTCCCGGTGGGCTCCTTCTGCCGCGTGGCCGGGGCCGGCTCCGCGTGTCCCTGCGCCCTCAGTGCCCTGGAGGAGCAGAActtcctcttccagctccaCGCGCCCGAGCGCCCGCCCGAGGACACCAAAGAG GGCTTGGAAGTCCCCCTCGTAGCCATCATCCAATGGTCCACCCCAAAGCTACCCTTCACCACCAGCATCTCCACGCACTACCG ACTTCCCAGTATCCGCTTGGAACGTCCTCGCTTCGTGATGATGGCCACGTGTGAGTCGCCGGTGGTGGCCCACCAGCGCTTCATGGTCACCTACACGCTCCTCAATGACCTGCAGGACTTCCTGGCCGTGCGCTTGGTCTGGACCCCAGAGACGGCCACCACAG GGCAGCGGGCGCCGGGCGAGGAGCGTGGGGCGCCGGAGGCCGTGGTTTGCCACTCGCCCCAAACCAACCTGGGCTTCTCGCGCAAGGGCAGCGCCACCACCACCCGCGTGGCCTTCCAGGCCCTGCGCGCCGGCCTCTTCGAG CTGTCCCGCCACATGAAGCTGAAGCTGCAGTTCGCCGCCAGCGCGGCGCCGGCCGCGGCTGAGCCCCGGCCCGTGTCGCGgcgcagcagccccagcagcccgGCCCTGCGCGACCTGCTGGAGCGGCACCAGGCGGGGCTCGGCCGCTCCCAGTCCTTCTCGCACCAGCAGCCGCCGCGCAGCCACCTCAtcag GTCGGGCAGTGTGAtggagccccatagacaccccatagacaccccatatcaccccatagacacccattGTCACCTTGTCCCCAGGTCGGGCAGTGTGATGGAGCGccatagacaccccatatcaccccatagacaccccatatcACCCCATATCACCCCCTAG
- the MAP11 gene encoding microtubule-associated protein 11 isoform X3 produces MESQCDYFMYFPAVPFGARELLSAEPGRYRSLPRRNHLYLGETVRFLLVLRCRPGPGRPPWTELASSLTALASVSPGGGGGGGGDGAGGDGEDGDGDGSAPNGTELEATAAFRECRVLLTHGTGAAAQQEGVPVEEPIVCPDEVIFPLTIALDRLPPGTSKAKVVVTVWRRDTEPPELQEGSGYLKLLQSRDPAQVFRQEQAAFKAQVSTLLTVLPPPVVRCRQLTVSGKYLTLLKVLNGSSQEPLSLCSVRVLPNLNASYLPVLPDGSVLLVDDVCHHSGEVPVGSFCRVAGAGSACPCALSALEEQNFLFQLHAPERPPEDTKEGLEVPLVAIIQWSTPKLPFTTSISTHYRLPSIRLERPRFVMMATCESPVVAHQRFMVTYTLLNDLQDFLAVRLVWTPETATTGQRAPGEERGAPEAVVCHSPQTNLGFSRKGSATTTRVAFQALRAGLFELSRHMKLKLQFAASAAPAAAEPRPVSRRSSPSSPALRDLLERHQAGLGRSQSFSHQQPPRSHLIRSGSVMERHRHPISPHRHPISPHITP; encoded by the exons ATGGAGTCCCAATGCGATTACTTCATGTACTTCCCGGCGGTGCCGTTCGGGGCGCGGGAGCTGCTGTCGGCAGAGCCTGGCCGGTACCGGAGCCTTCCCCGCCGCAACCACCTTTACCTGGGGGAGACCGTCCGGTTCCTGCTGGTGCTGCGGTGCCGGCCGGGCCCGGGCCGCCCCCCTTGGACCGAGTTGGCCTCGTCCTTAACGGCGCTGGCGAGCGTgagccccggcggcggcggcggcggcggcggggatGGAGCGGGAGGGGACGGCGAGGACGGGGACGGCGACGGGAGCGCCCCCAACGGGACGGAGCTGGAAGCGACCGCGGCGTTCCGGGAGTGCCGGGTGCTGCTGACGCACGGGACCGGAGCGGCCGCGCAGCAGGAGGGG GTCCCTGTGGAGGAGCCCATCGTGTGTCCGGATGAGGTCATCTTCCCCCTCACCATCGCCCTGGACCGGCTGCCCCCCGGCACCAGCAAGGCCAAG GTGGTGGTCACAGTGTGGCGCCGGGACACGGAGCCCCCGGAGCTGCAGGAAGGCTCCGGGTAcctgaagctgctgcagagccgGGATCCAGCTCAAGTCTTCCGCCAGGAGCAGGCGGCCTTCAAGGCACAAG TGAGCACGTTGCTGACGGTGCTGCCTCCCCCCGTGGTCCGATGCCGCCAACTCACAGTGTCCGGGAAGTATCTGACCCTGCTTAAAG TGCTCAATGGCAGCTCGCAGGAGCCGCTGTCCCTGTGCTCCGTTCGGGTGCTGCCCAACCTCAACGCCAGTTACCTGCCCGTGCTGCCCGATGGCTCCGTGCTGCTGGTCGACGACGTCTG CCACCACTCGGGTGAGGTCCCGGTGGGCTCCTTCTGCCGCGTGGCCGGGGCCGGCTCCGCGTGTCCCTGCGCCCTCAGTGCCCTGGAGGAGCAGAActtcctcttccagctccaCGCGCCCGAGCGCCCGCCCGAGGACACCAAAGAG GGCTTGGAAGTCCCCCTCGTAGCCATCATCCAATGGTCCACCCCAAAGCTACCCTTCACCACCAGCATCTCCACGCACTACCG ACTTCCCAGTATCCGCTTGGAACGTCCTCGCTTCGTGATGATGGCCACGTGTGAGTCGCCGGTGGTGGCCCACCAGCGCTTCATGGTCACCTACACGCTCCTCAATGACCTGCAGGACTTCCTGGCCGTGCGCTTGGTCTGGACCCCAGAGACGGCCACCACAG GGCAGCGGGCGCCGGGCGAGGAGCGTGGGGCGCCGGAGGCCGTGGTTTGCCACTCGCCCCAAACCAACCTGGGCTTCTCGCGCAAGGGCAGCGCCACCACCACCCGCGTGGCCTTCCAGGCCCTGCGCGCCGGCCTCTTCGAG CTGTCCCGCCACATGAAGCTGAAGCTGCAGTTCGCCGCCAGCGCGGCGCCGGCCGCGGCTGAGCCCCGGCCCGTGTCGCGgcgcagcagccccagcagcccgGCCCTGCGCGACCTGCTGGAGCGGCACCAGGCGGGGCTCGGCCGCTCCCAGTCCTTCTCGCACCAGCAGCCGCCGCGCAGCCACCTCAtcag GTCGGGCAGTGTGATGGAGCGccatagacaccccatatcaccccatagacaccccatatcACCCCATATCACCCCCTAG
- the LAMTOR4 gene encoding ragulator complex protein LAMTOR4 — protein sequence MSSALTQGLERVPAQVGYLVISDGAVLASSGELQNDEVSAGLLSGLVAAASGLRLQRGLDPPFKRLSVVFGDHSLLVTVSGQKLFVVKRQNHVQEPVTV from the exons ATG agcAGTGCGCTCACCCAGGGCCTGGAGCGCGTCCCCGCGCAGGTCGGGTACCTCGTCATCAGCGACGGCGCCGTCCTGGCG TCCTCGGGGGAGCTGCAGAACGACGAGGTCTCGGCCGGGCTCCTCTCGGGGCTCGTGGCCGCGGCCTCGGGGCTGCGGCTCCAGCGCGGCCTCGACCCCCCCTTCAAGCGCCTCTCGG TTGTCTTTGGGGACCACTCTCTGCTCGTCACCGTCTCGGGCCAGAAGCTCTTTGTGGTGAAACGCCAGAACCACGTCCAGGAGCCTGTCACCGTCTGA